The sequence CAGCAATGAAGAAGAATTTGAACGCGCCCTCGCGCTTGGTGCAAAAATTATTGGTGTTAATAATCGTAACTTGCACGATTTAACTGTGGATTTAAATCGTGTTGTTGAACTCACTGAAAAATACGCCGATCGAATCCCTGCTGATGTACGTATTATTAGCGAATCAGGCATTTACAATCATAAGCAAATTCGTCAATTACAAAAAGTGGCGCATGGTTTCTTAATTGGGAGCAGCTTAATGGGCAACCAAGATTTGAATAATGCGGTTCGCTCGGTGATTTTTGGAGAAAATAAAGTATGCGGTTTAACACACGCGCAAGATGTCAAAATCGTTTACGAAAACGGCGCACTTTACGGCGGATTAATCTTCGCAGAACATTCAAAACGTTGTGTGAGTTTACGCCAAGCGCAAGAATTAGTAACCACTGCGCCACTTCGATTTGTTGGTGTTTTTCAGAATCAAGAAATTGACTTTATCGTAAAAATAGCCAGCCAGTTACAGCTTTATGCGGTGCAATTACATGGTGCAGAAACTGAAGCATTTATTACTGCACTTCGCCAGCAGCTACCAGAAAACACGAAAATCTGGAAAGCGATTTCTGTCAATACTGAAGCCCAAAGTGCGGTCAATTTTACCGATGATTTGAATGTGGATCGTTATATTTTTGATAGCCAAACAGCTAACCAACAAGGTGGCACGGGTAAAACCTTTGATTGGTCATTAATTCCTGAACATCTTAAGTACAAGATTATTTTAGCTGGAGGGATCTCGCCAAATAATGTAGAACAAGCCATTGCGCAAGACTGCTTAGGCTTGGATCTTAATTCTGGAGTGGAAAGCTCTGCGGGTGTAAAAGATCAAGAAAAAGTGCGGTTAGTTTTTGAAAAAATTTGTTCTTAATCCAATCTAAGGCTGTGTTCTACAGCCTTTATTTTTGTTCTTTTTCAATTAAATAAGAACAACTCTCAAATACAATAACATTCCGTTCACAATTTGGACATACTTCTGTTATAAATTCTTCATTTTTTGATTCTAGTCAAATTATTTTTGATAAAAACATTTATCATTGCGCAATTTCCACAATAAATGTGTGTCTTTGGAGTGATACTATGAATAATCCGGATGGCGTTTTTTCTGCGTTGGCAGATGTTTCTCGCCGAGATTTTATGAAATTATGTACCGCACTTGCGGCTACAATGGGGCTAAATTCTAAAGCTGGCGCTGAAATGACGGCAGCAATGACCAGTCCAGCACGCCCACCAGTGCTTTGGATTGGTGCGCAAGAATGTACTGGCTGTACTGAGTCTTTACTGCGTGCAACCCACCCAACTGTTGAAAATCTCGTGCTAGATTTAATTTCCCTCGAATATCATGAGGTACTTTCTACTGCATTTGGTGAACAAGCGGAAGAAAATAAACATAATGCTATCCATAACTATTACGGCAAATATGTGCTTGTGGTGGATGGTTCCATTCCAATAAAAGACGGCGGTGTGTACTGCATGGTGGCAGGCAAACCAATTGTGGAACATATTCGTGAAGCCGCAAAAGGTGCCGCAGCCATTATTGCAATTGGATCCTGCTCATCTTGGGGCGGTGTTCCATCTTGCGGTGGCAACCCAACAGGTGCGGTCAGTCTTTCTGAAGTTTTACCAAAAGGCACACCAATTATTAACATTCCTGGTTGCCCTCCTAACCCACATAATTTCTTAGCAACCGTTGCCTATATCATCACTTATAAAAAATTACCAGTAATGGATAAGTTAAATCGCCCATTGTTTGCTTATGACCGTCTAATCCATGAAAACTGTTATCGCCGACCGCACTTTGATGCAGGCCGTTTCGCAAAAGAATTTGGCGATTATGGTCATCGCCATGGCTGGTGTTTATATCATTTAGGTTGTAAAGGGCCCGAAACTTACGGCAACTGCTCGACACTAGAATTCTGTGATGTTGGTGGTAATAACTGGCCAGTAGGTATCGGACATCCTTGCTATGGCTGTAACGATCAAGGTATCGGCTTTACCAAAGGCATTTTCCAATTAGCGAACGTCGAAAATCCAACGCCACGCGTGGAAAAACCCGATGTGAACAATGTTGAAGGCGAAGGTGCCTCAATGACGGCGATTGGCTTATTAGGCGGTGCTGCAGCCATTTTAGCAGGTGTCAGCGTGATGACCTTGAAAGAATTGAGCAAACAACATAAAGCGAACAAAGCAGCAGACAAACAAGCCAATCAAGATCAAGGACATTAAAGATGGATAGACGAAATTTCCTTAAAGCAGGTCTGCTGGGAACTGTCACATCAGGTCTGCCCGTTGCAAAAGCCGAAGCGGTGGAAAACCTTCCGCCTATTCCTGGTGCACTTGGGATGCTTTATGACTCCACACTTTGCGTTGGCTGTCAGGCTTGTGTCGCAGAATGTCAGCAAGTGAACAAAACACCTGTCAATCCCAAAGGTGAACAAACTTGGGCAAACAATGACAAACTCACGCCGTTCACACGCAATGTGATTCAAGTATGGAGTGATGGCGACGGAAAAAATAAAGATAAAACAGAAAACGGTTATGCTTATGTTAAAAAACAATGCATGCACTGTGTTGATCCAAACTGCGTTTCTGTTTGTCCAGTACAGGCTTTAACCAAAGATCCTAAAACAGGTATTGTTAAATACGATCCTGATATTTGTACTGGTTGCCGTTATTGCATGGTGGGCTGCCCGTTTGACGTGCCAAAATATGATTACGACAATCCATTTGGTCAAATCAGCAAATGTGAACTTTGCAACCAAAAAGGTGTGGAACGCTTAGATAAAGGTGAATTACCAGGTTGTTGTCATGTTTGTCCAACTGGGGCAATTATTTTTGGTACCCGTGAAGAACTTTTAGCGGAAGCAAAACGTCGTTTAAGTTTATTACGTGGCACTGAATATGACTATCCTCGCCAACATGTAAACAGTAAAGACACTTATCGCGCAACTGTGCCAGCCTATCAATATCGTATTTACGGTGAAAAAGAAGGTGGCGGTACACAAGTATTGGTATTAAGTGCAGTTCCGCAAGAAAATTTAGGTTTCCCTGAGTTAGATGATATTGCTACAGGCGCACGCGCAGCGCATTTACAACACTTCTTGTATCGCGGTTTGGCATTGCCACTGGTGGCGTTAGCTGGTTTAACAATGATGACTTATAAGAATATGCACGGCGATAAAATTCGCGAACGAATTGAAGCGCAAAAAGAAGCAATGCGCCAAGCGCGTAAAGAAATGGAAGAAGCGGAGGATGAACATCATGGGTAATCCACGTCCGGTGGGCGGCCGATTAGTTTCCGCCAGTATTCTCTTTTTTGCACCTTTGGCTGTAATTTGTATCTTATTAATTATCAAACGTTTGTTCTTAGGTATCGGTTCCGTCACCGCCCTTAACGGCGGTTATCCTTGGGGCTTATGGATTTCCTTTGACTTACTTGTAGGTACAGGTTTTGCCTGTGGTGGTTGGGCATTAGCTTGGACAGTATATATTTTCAACAAAGGGAAATATCACCCTCTTGTGCGTCCCGCATTACTTGCCAGCTTATTCGGCTATTCATTAGGTGGTCTTTCCATCACCATTGATATGGGTCGTTACTGGCACTTGCCTTACTTCTACATCCCAGGTCAATTCAATACAAACTCGGTGTTATTTGAAACCGCATTTTGTATGACGATTTACATCATTGTTGTCACCCTTGAATTTGCGCCAGTTTGGCTCGGCTTCTTAGGATTGAAAAAATGGTTTAATAAGCTCAACAAAATTATGTTCTTTGTCATCGCACTTGGCGCACTATTGCCAATGATGCACCAATCATCTATGGGATCATTAATGATCGCCGCAGGTCATAAAGTTCATCAAGTATGGCAAAGCTATGAAGCATTACCAATCTTATCCTTGCTGACCGCATTTATTATGGGCTTTTCTATCGTCATTTTTGAAGGTTCTTTAGTGCGTGCAGGTTTGGCAGGAAAAACGCCAGATGAACGTTCACTCTTTACCCAGCTTGCAAAAGTGACCGCTGGATTAATCGCACTTTTCCTTGCAGTACGCTTTGGCGAATTGATTTACCATGACAAACTCCATTATGTATTCGGATTCGATAAACTTGGTAAATTTGAAGCCTGGATGTTTTGGATGGAAGTATGGCTAATGACATTACCATTACTCACTTTATTTCTTGGTGAGAAAAAATCTGATTCACGTTGGCTATTTATCTCAGCCTTGAGCATGTTACTCGGCGCAGCCCTATGGCGTTTAAATTATTCAATGATTATGTACGATCCTGGTAATGGCTATCGTTACTTCCCATCAGCAGAAGAATTACTAATTTCTATTGGTTTCGTTTCCATCGAAATTTGCGCCTATATTTTAATAATTCGTCTATTCCCTGTCTTACCAGTGTTGAAAGAAAAACATCATGAAGACTCGGAACAAATTATTGCCGAAAAAGCACAATTCAGTAAAAAAATGAGCGGAGCAGAATAATGACTGAAAAAAAACGTATCTCAATCGACCCTATCACACGCATTGAAGGCCATTTGCGTATCGATTGCGAAATTGAAAATGGCGTAGTAACAAACGCTTGGTCATCAGGCACAATGTGGCGTGGTATGGAAAATATCGTGAAAGGTTCAGATCCGCGTGATGCTTGGATGATTATGCAACGTATTTGTGGCGTTTGTACAACCGTTCACGCCATTATAAGTGTGCGTGCAGTGGAAGATGCTCTCGGTGCCAAAGTGCCAGTGAATGCACAATATATCCGTAATATGATTCTTTCTGCTCATAGCATGCACGACCATATCGTTCATTTTTACCAACTTTCTGCGATGGACTGGGTGGATATCACTGCGGCACTGAACGCTGATC comes from Haemophilus haemolyticus and encodes:
- the trpCF gene encoding bifunctional indole-3-glycerol-phosphate synthase TrpC/phosphoribosylanthranilate isomerase TrpF: MITQNFTKPIDSATVLQKIVLDKAQWVKAKEAEFPLSQFKENIQKSDRSFYDALAKGTHQKPAYILECKKASPSKGLIRDEFNLDEIANVYKHYASAVSVLTDEKYFQGKFEYLPQVRDVVSQPILCKDFMISEYQVYLARYYQADAILLMLSVVNDETYRVLADLAHSLGMGILTETSNEEEFERALALGAKIIGVNNRNLHDLTVDLNRVVELTEKYADRIPADVRIISESGIYNHKQIRQLQKVAHGFLIGSSLMGNQDLNNAVRSVIFGENKVCGLTHAQDVKIVYENGALYGGLIFAEHSKRCVSLRQAQELVTTAPLRFVGVFQNQEIDFIVKIASQLQLYAVQLHGAETEAFITALRQQLPENTKIWKAISVNTEAQSAVNFTDDLNVDRYIFDSQTANQQGGTGKTFDWSLIPEHLKYKIILAGGISPNNVEQAIAQDCLGLDLNSGVESSAGVKDQEKVRLVFEKICS
- the hybO gene encoding hydrogenase 2 small subunit, coding for MNNPDGVFSALADVSRRDFMKLCTALAATMGLNSKAGAEMTAAMTSPARPPVLWIGAQECTGCTESLLRATHPTVENLVLDLISLEYHEVLSTAFGEQAEENKHNAIHNYYGKYVLVVDGSIPIKDGGVYCMVAGKPIVEHIREAAKGAAAIIAIGSCSSWGGVPSCGGNPTGAVSLSEVLPKGTPIINIPGCPPNPHNFLATVAYIITYKKLPVMDKLNRPLFAYDRLIHENCYRRPHFDAGRFAKEFGDYGHRHGWCLYHLGCKGPETYGNCSTLEFCDVGGNNWPVGIGHPCYGCNDQGIGFTKGIFQLANVENPTPRVEKPDVNNVEGEGASMTAIGLLGGAAAILAGVSVMTLKELSKQHKANKAADKQANQDQGH
- the hybA gene encoding hydrogenase 2 operon protein HybA codes for the protein MDRRNFLKAGLLGTVTSGLPVAKAEAVENLPPIPGALGMLYDSTLCVGCQACVAECQQVNKTPVNPKGEQTWANNDKLTPFTRNVIQVWSDGDGKNKDKTENGYAYVKKQCMHCVDPNCVSVCPVQALTKDPKTGIVKYDPDICTGCRYCMVGCPFDVPKYDYDNPFGQISKCELCNQKGVERLDKGELPGCCHVCPTGAIIFGTREELLAEAKRRLSLLRGTEYDYPRQHVNSKDTYRATVPAYQYRIYGEKEGGGTQVLVLSAVPQENLGFPELDDIATGARAAHLQHFLYRGLALPLVALAGLTMMTYKNMHGDKIRERIEAQKEAMRQARKEMEEAEDEHHG
- the hybB gene encoding Ni/Fe-hydrogenase cytochrome b subunit; translation: MGNPRPVGGRLVSASILFFAPLAVICILLIIKRLFLGIGSVTALNGGYPWGLWISFDLLVGTGFACGGWALAWTVYIFNKGKYHPLVRPALLASLFGYSLGGLSITIDMGRYWHLPYFYIPGQFNTNSVLFETAFCMTIYIIVVTLEFAPVWLGFLGLKKWFNKLNKIMFFVIALGALLPMMHQSSMGSLMIAAGHKVHQVWQSYEALPILSLLTAFIMGFSIVIFEGSLVRAGLAGKTPDERSLFTQLAKVTAGLIALFLAVRFGELIYHDKLHYVFGFDKLGKFEAWMFWMEVWLMTLPLLTLFLGEKKSDSRWLFISALSMLLGAALWRLNYSMIMYDPGNGYRYFPSAEELLISIGFVSIEICAYILIIRLFPVLPVLKEKHHEDSEQIIAEKAQFSKKMSGAE